Genomic DNA from Candidatus Krumholzibacteriia bacterium:
CCCTGCGAGAGCAATCCGAATTACACCGGCAAGCACGTCGGTTCGAACGAGTTTCAGTTCTACATCAACCCCACCGGCACGGCGCTCACCGACTCCATCGGCGAAGGAGCGCTCTTCTTCGCCCTGCAGTCCCATGCCAACCGTTCCCAGGTGACCGACGAGGGCGTCATCCGGACCCGTGCCTTCGATGTCGAAGCGCCCTTCATGCCCGACTTCCGTAACCAAGGCAAGCCCTTCGTCTTTTTCGGCTTCGGTTGTCACCTGAACGAGTTCGGCATCCCCAGCGAGGAGGCGTCGGCGGAGGGGGACGCCCTCGGCGAGGTCTACCTCACGGTGCCATCCAAGGGAGCGGTGGCGAGCTACGCCAGCACGGGTTACGAGTTCCTGGGGCCCAACAACCGCTTCCACGAGATCCTGTGGTCCGCCATCTTCAACAAGGACTACGCCAGGGGCCCGGAGGGCGGGGCCGTCGACTCCGACACGCTGCAGTCCCGTTGGCTGCTGTCGGCGTTACTGCAGGTGGGCGAGACCTCCGACGGCGACCCCGGGATCATCGACCGCCAGTGCCTGCTCGGGGATCCGCTGCTGCGGCTCGACGCCGGTGTCCCGCGCTTCAAGGTGGTGCGGCTCGTGAACGGAATCCTCACCGAGGACGGCCGCATCGGCGCCCTGGTGCCCTCGGATTCCGTGCGCGTCACCGTGGAGGTGCGGGACGAGCAAGGCATCGACTCGCTCTGGGTGGAGAAGCGTTTCCGTGACGGTCGCCGGGTCCCTATCCCGGCGTCGATCGTCGCCATCGCCGGCGTCGACACGGCGGCGCAGATACGGGCCAAGCGGGGCTACGCGGTGGCCTTCGCCGTGCTCTTCGACACCTGCGATTTCGATCTGGCCATTGGCGCCCGCGACCTCTCCGGCCGCGTCTCGGAGCTCTACGGCCGCGGCCAGTTCGAACAGCAGCTCATGGCCAACGGCTTGCCCGTGGAGAACGGCAGCGTGGTGGACGCCCGCACCGCCTTCCGCTACGTGGTAGCGAACTGCGTCCCCGATTCCACCCTCGACCTCGCAGTGTTCCTGGACGGCCAGCCGGTCCAGGGGGTGAGCACCACCCCGGACGAGCACTTCTTCACCTGGTTCGCGGACTTCGGCTGGAGCGTGGCGCCTGGAACGCACCTGCTCAGCTTCCGCCTCGACGGGCGGGAGATCGCCGCGCTGTCCCTCGTGGTGCCCGGCGCCTTCGCCTTGCGGGACGTGCTCGCCTTCCCCAACCCCTTCGCCGACCGGACGCATTTCTTTTTCAATCTGGACTCCGAGATCAGCGGCGGGCACGTGCGCATCACCGATTTGAACGGGCGTACCGTGCGCATTTTCGATCTGCGCGGCGGCGCCTTGCAGGACCTGCGTCCGGAGCCGGTGCCGGGCGGCGGTCTGGGTACCACGATGGCGCTCAACTACGTCGAATGGGATGGGACGGACAGCGCCGGAGAACAGGTCGCCAACGGCGTGTACTTCTACGACATCCTCATCACCGACGTGTCCGGACAGGAGATCAGGAAGCGCGACAAGGTGGTCGTGATGCGCTGACGGTCTTCCGGGGAGCGGCGTTCCCGCGCGCGGAACGCGCGGGTACGTGGATTGCAATGTCCGTCCCGACGACGAGGGCCCACGGGCGCAGCGGCAGGCGGAGCGGAAGCATGGGCGAGGGGGCCGGGCGCAGCAGGGTGTCCGAGGCCGAGACGCGACGTATCCTGGACGAGTTGCAGCAGCTCGTGACCGAACAGCGGAACGAGCGCACCCGCGACATCGATCTCGTAGACCTCGAAACCTGCCTGCGTCTCATCAACGACGAGGACCAGCGTGTCCCCGAGGTGGTGCGCGGGCAGATCCCCGCCATCGCCCGGGCCGTGACGTTGGTGGAGCGCAGCCTGCGCTCCGGCGGCCGGCTCGTTTACCTGGGAGCCGGCACCAGCGGCCGCCTCGGCGTCCTCGACGCTTCCGAATGTCCACCCACCTTCGGCAGCGAGCCGGGGCAGGTGGTGGGAATCATCGCTGGCGGGACCGAGGCGCTGCAGCGCGCGCAGGAAGGTGCCGAGGATCGCGAGGACGATGCCCGCCGCGATCTGGAAGCTCTGGGGCTCGAACGGCGCGACACCCTCGTCGCCCTCACCGCCAGCCGGCGCACGCCCTACGTCGTCGCCGGCTTGCGGTACGCGCGCACGGTCGGGGCGGCCACGGTGTTCATCACCTGCAACACGCCGCCCCCCGACATGGAGGCGGATGTGGTGATCGCTGCCGTCGTCGGTCCCGAGGTGCTGGCGGGTTCGACACGCCTCAAATCGGGCACGGCGCAGAAGCTCGTCCTCAACATGCTCTCCACCGCCACGATGATCCGTCTCGGCAAGGTGTACGAGAACTTGATGGTGGATCTGCGCCCCACGAGCCGCAAGCTGGAGGAGCGCAGCAAGGGCATCTTGATGCAGCTCCTCGGCCTCGCCTACACGGATGCAGCGGCCCTCCTCGAGTCGGCGCGCGGTTCGGTGAAGCTGGCGCTGTTCATGGGCCTCGCCGGGGGCAGCGCTGCGGAAGCCGAGAAGCGCCTGGCGGCCGCAGGGGGCGTCTTGCGTCGCGCCCTCGGGAAGGAGCCGGGATGAAAACCCGCCCCCTGACCGTCGCGGCCTTCGTGACGCTCCTCGGCGCCGCGCCGCTCGGCGCCGCGCCGCACGGTGCCGACGAACCGCTCGTGGACCTGGAGTCGCTCAACCGCCACATCGGCATGGAGTACCAGAGCGCCGTCACCTATGAAGAGCTGGTGGAGGAGGCGCTGGCGCGGCCGCTGGTGTTGCTCGGCGTGGTGCACGACCAGGAGTGCCCGGCGCGGCAGCTGCAGCGTCTCATCCTGGAGCTGCAGCAGCGCTCGGCGTCTCCCGTAGTTCTCGGCGTCGAGTTCGTCGACCGCGATGACGATGACATTCTGCAAGCCTTCCTCGCCGGCAGCATGGACGAGAACACTTTCCTGGCCCGGGTCTACCCGACGAGCCTGCTGCTCTCTCCGCAAGTGGGTCGATCGCACCTGGAGATCCTGCGCTTCGCACGCTTGCATCACATCGCCGTGCTGCCCCTCGAGAGCCGGCCGTCGGGGGCGCGCTCCCGGACGCTGCGCAACGCCGAGATCCGCTTCCATCTGGCAGAGCAGCTCGGCCGGCATCCGGAGGAGCGCCTCGTCGTCATGTACGGCGTCGATCATGTCCTCGGCGAGGACGACATCGCCGCCGGCTTGGGGACCGATCCCCTGGTGGTGACGAGCTACGCCGACAGCGTGCAGGAGCACTTCCGCCGCCGGCACGGACGGTACCCGCGGCCGGGTGAGGTGCTCCGCCTGCGCCCCGGCGTCTTCCTGGATCCATGCGAAGAGCCGCACAGCCGGCACTTGCTCGGCCTCGGGAGCGGCGAAGCCAGGGAGTGGTTGCTCACGGTGCTCGAGTCGGTCTACTTCGGCCAGCGCGACTCCCTGGAAGTTCTCGTGGCCGCCCTCGGCGATCCCGACGTGCGCTGGCGGCGGGCGGCGCACCACGCTCTTCGCTTCGCTTCCTCGGCCGACCTGGGCTACGATCCGGAGGCCGAGCCCGGCAGCCGCCGGGAGGCGCAGGCGCGCTGGCGCGCCTGGTGGGATGCGAAGCGAGCCGCGGGCCCCACGGCGCCCTGAGCCGTGCCGCGCTGCTCCTTCGCGGGTGCGGAGGTTCGGCGTGCTCGAGCATCTCCTGGCGCTGGCGCGCAAGCCCGAGCGCCGTGTTGTCGGCCTCATGTCCGGCACCTCCATGGATGGAATCGACGCGGCCCTCGTTCGCATCCAGGGCGGCGGCCCGTCGATCCGCGTGAAGCTGGAGCGCTTCGCCTGCTTTCCTTACGAGGGGACGCTCCGCGAGCGCCTGCTGCAGACGGCCTCCGGCGCGGCGTCGAACGCCCTCGACCACGCGGAGCTCGACTTCGCGGTGGCCGGGGCGTTCGCCCAGGCGGCTCTCGCCCTCGTGGACGTGGCGGGTCTGGCAACGCGGGATGTGGACCTCATCGGCAGCCACGGACAGACACTGGCGCATCGCGCCCCCGGCCCCGGCACCTTCGAGCCCCGGGCCTCGACCTGGCAGGCTGGTTCCGGCAGCGTCATCGCCGCGCTCACCGGCGTTCCCGTCATCGCCGACTTTCGCTGCGCCGACATCGCCCTCGGCGGCACTGGCGCGCCCCTCGTTCCCTATGCGGATTGGCTGCTCCGGCGCAGCGCGAAGGAAAGCCGGCTGATCCTCAACCTGGGCGGTATCGCCAACGTCACCTATCTCCGCGCCGGTTGCGCCCGCGAGGACGTGCTGGGCTTCGACGTCGGTCCAGCCAACATGGTGCTCGACTCCTTCGCGCGTGCCCTCCTCGGCCGCGACATGGACGCAGATGGAGCGGAAGCGGCACGCGGCAGCGCCGACTCGGAATGGGTGGAGGCTCTGCTCGGCGACGAGTTCTTCGCCCGGCCGGCGCCGAAGGCCGCGGGACGCGAAGAATTTGGCGGTGCCTACGTGGAGCGCTTGCTGCGCGAGGGCAAGGCCCGCGCTCTGGGGCGCGCTGCGCTCCTCGCCTCGGCGTTGGAGCTCACCGCCCAGGCCGTGGCGCGGGCGAGAGCGCAGCCGCCGCTGGCCAGCGAGCCGGTGGATGCGGTGTACGTGACCGGGGGCGGCCGCCGGAACGGCGCCCTCATGCGCCGCCTTGCCACGCTGCTTTCGCCGAGCCGGGTGCAGGGCCTGGAAGTGCTCGGCATCGACACCGACGCGAAGGAAGCCGTGGACTTCGCGGTGCTCGCCAACGAGAGTCTTCTCGGACACGCATGCAACCTGACCCAAGTCACGGGGGCGCAGCGGCCTTGCATCCTTGGCACCCTGGCGCTCGCTGGCGTGCCCGTGTCGCACTCCACCCCGCCGGAAGCAGGACGCCTTTCGTGAGCGCCGTGCCGCACCGTCGCCAGAGATGGCTCGTCTGCCTCGGGCTCGGGCTCCTGGGCTGCGCTTCCCGTCCCGTCCCCCTCCCGACGCCGGCGACGCCGGCGGAGTCGACACCGGAGCTGCCACCCGAACCCCGCATCCGCGTTTGCATCGCCGAGGCGGTGACCAGCGTTTCGTTCTCGTATGCCGGCAACGTGCGGCTGCGGCCCGATGCCAGTGAGGCACAGGATCTAGCAGGCACCGGGGTGCTCGCTGCCGCGGTGAAGGACGGCGCCATCCAGGTGCGCCGGAACGCGAACGCTCTTTGCAAGAGCGCCGCCCGCCTCGACCTGGAGCCGCTGGACGGGGCGACGCGCTGGCGCGTCGGCGACACCCAGTACCGTGGCGGGTTGCAGCTCGTGCGCACCGGCGACCTCCTCACCCTGGTGAACGAGCTCCCCCTGGAGGAATACCTGCGCGGCGTCGTGCCCTGGGAGATCGGCAAGCAGGAACCGTCGGCGGCGGCAGCGCTGGAGGCGCAGGCGGTGGCAGCGCGCACCTACGCCTACAAACGCATCGGCAGGTACCCCGAAGCCTCCTTCGACGTCTATGACGATGTCACCGATCAGGTCTATCAAGGCTGTCGGCGGGAGGATTCGCTGGCGAACGTGGCGATCCGGGCGACCTCCGGTCTCGTGCTGCGCGACCGCGACGGTCCCATCGAGGCCTACTACTCCTCCACCTGCGGCGGCCATACGGCGCGCATCGAAGCGGTGTGGAACAAGCCACCCGAAGCGGCGCTGCGCGGCGGGCGCGACGCCGCGGCGGACGGTGGCTCCTACTGCGCCGGCTCGCGTCACTTCCGCTGGAGCGAGTCCTGGAGCGGCGCCGGTCTCGAGCGCATCTTGCAGGAAACCTTACCGCGCGAGATGGGATGGCCCGTGGGCACACCGGTCGGGGCCCTCGTGGACCTCGAGATCGTCGCCCGTGACGAGAGCGGGCGCGTGCAAGAGCTGCGCGTGCAGACCAGCGTCGCCACCTTCCGTGTCCTCGGAGACCGCAGTCGCTGGGTGCTGCGGCCGCGTGATCGCGCCATCCTGCGCAGCACGCTGTTCCTCCTCGAAGTGGAACGGCAGAACGGTGCCATCGTGCGGGTGATCGCCTATGGGGGCGGCAACGGTCACGGTGTCGGCATGTGCCAGATGGGGGCGATCGAGATGGCGCGCCGCGGCATCGGCAGCGCCGACATCCTGGCGCACTACTACAACGGTGCCGCGCTGGTGCGCATGTACTAGCGGTGCCCGAGGAGGAACCGATGCACCTCGTTCTCGTCCGTCATGGCAGCGCCACGCGCGGTGGTCCCTGGGCCGACGTCGATCGCCCGCTCCTCGACGAGGGCGAACGTCAAGCGGCGCAGGTGGGACGCACGCTGTCGCGCTTGGGAGCACGGCCGGCGCGGTTGTGGACGAGCCCGGCGGCGCGCTGCCGGCGGACGGGAGAGATCATCGCCGCCGCACTCGGATTGGAAGCGGCGCAGGTGCGCGTGCAGGAAGAGCTCGCCGGTGGAGCTGGAGCGGCGGGCATCCTCGCGGCGCTGTCTCGCGCCGCGACGCAGAGCGAGGCGCCCTGGTGGATCGTAGTGGGGCACGAACCGGATCTCGGCATGCTGTCGCGGCATCTGCTGGCGTCGGCACACTCTCTACGCCTCGTCTTCGCTCCCGGCGCCTGCATCTGCCTGGATCTCGAGGATCACGGTTGGGCCCCGCCGGCGACGCTGCGCTGGGCGCTGACGCCGGAGGTCCTCGCGCTCGTGGCCGCTACGGGGGCGGAAGAGAAGCAGGCGCTCTCAGGAGCGCGCAAACGACCGGAGGATTCCAGCGAGGAAGGGCAGAGGATCCCGTGACGACCAGGGCGGACGCAGCGAGAGGAGCGGTGCTTCCTCTTGCAGACCGGGTTTTGCCAGGGCGAAGGAGCGCGAGAGTTGCTGCCCCGCGCGGCGTGGCTCCACCGCGATGCCGGTCAGGCTCGCAGCCCAGAGCGAGGGGAAGTCGACGCCATCCTCGGCCGCGAGCGCCCAGGTGTTGCCGGGGATGGTGCCTGCCGCTTGGAGATCGATCCTGCCAAAGCGATCCGGCCCCCAGATGAGGCGGGCATAACCGCGGAGCTGCCGCGTCCGCACCCAGGCGAGGCTGCGTTCCAGAACATCTTCGCCTTCGACGCTGGTCACGAGGACGAGCGGCGGCACACCGGCGACCCAGGCGAGGATGCAGGCTCCGGTGCAGCACCCAGCCGCGTCGACGACGAGTTGCACCTCGAAGGCAGGTTCGCCCCGCAGCACCGTGCGCCGGAGCGCCTTCTCCGTCCGAAATTCCTCCGCGTCATAGCCGTGCAGGTCGAGGGACTCTAGGTGCGCCAGCGCGTAATGCGGTTCGAGTGTCGGGCGCGAGGCGCGCAGGAGCTCGCGCCCGCGGCGCGAGCAGGGGATGAGGAGCGGCCGCGGCTCGAGATGGGCCGCGAGTTCCAGGAGCCGGGCGTTCCAGGCGAGGGGGTGGTGCTCGGGGTCGGGCAGGAGGTGCCGTTGGACACCGCGGGCCCAGAGCGCCGGCTCGAAACGGCGCGGCGAGAGCAGATGCAGCGGATTCCCCTGCCGCCGCAGACTCCACACGGCGAGCAGCGTCGCCGCGTCGGGGTCGACGAGCACCACCGGGTGGGGCGCGACGTGCTCGTCTGCACCCGGTTCGGGAGCCGGCGTTGGCTGTTCTGCGTCGGCGCGCGGCCACTCCTCGAGGCGTTCCGCTTCGAGGACTTCGCTGGTTGCGATCCGATCGGGCTCCCGCACGGTGCCTCCAGACCCTGCAACCCAAGGTGGCGACAGTGGCCTGATGTGGCGACAGTGGCCTGCCGAACGGCGGGCTCGCTGCACGGAGCGTGCCGGGAAATCCTGCCTGCCGCGATGTGGCGCGCGTCGTCGGGATGCGCGCACAGGATCGCGCGCCGCTGCGGTCTGGGGTACGCGTGGCTTACCGCGTCGACTACGCGGCGCGTTGACACGTATGGAATGATCTGTTAGCTTGCCTCGGCTCACCGAGTGCTGGATCGGGGACGTAGTTCAGCCTGGTTAGAACGCCGGCCTGTCAAGCCGGAGGTCGCGGGTTCGATCCCCGTCGTCCCCGCCAGCCCACCCTGCCGCTCTCCACCAATCCCCGCCACTTCCGCGACGCCCCTCCGCGGTGTGCCGCCTCAAGCGCCGCGCCGGAGCAAGAGCAAGGTCCGATCGTCCGGCGCGCCCGCTCCATCCAGGAAGCGATCGACGCGGTCGAAGATTTCCGCCGGGATCTCGTCCAGCGGCCGCTCTTGCAACCCCACGAGGATGGACTCCACCGACTCGTGATCGTCGAACATGTCGGGCTGACTGTCTTCGTGCACCACGTGCGCTTCGGGGATGCCGTCGCTCCACGCCGCGAACAGGCCCCCGGGTGGGATCTCTGCCGTGCCGATCTGGAACTCGGCGCCAGGCAATAGACCGACGGGCGGTCCGGTGGAGGCCAGGTGCTGGACGGCGCCGCCGGGGTCGAGGATGAGCGGCGACTCGTGGCCGGCATTGACGTAGTCCATGCGGTGAGTCGCCGGGTCGAGGAAGCCGATGAACATGGTGACGTAGCTCATGGAGTCGGTGGAGCGATACATCTGTGCATCCAGCCGCTGGACGAGATCCAGAGGATCCCGGCAGAGCTCGGCCAAGGAGCGGACGCCGGCGAGAGCGTTGGCCATGAGCAGCGCGGCGCCGACGCCGTGCCCGACCACGTCACCGAGGACGAGGGCGAAGCGCCCGCCGGCCAAGGGCAGCACGTCGTAGAGGTCGCCACCCACTTCGGTGGAAGGCTCCAGCTTGGCGCGGAGCTCGTAGCCTGGGGGCGCCGCCGGCGCCCGGGGGAGCAGCTCGCGCTGGATCCGGCGCGCCGTCTCCATCTCCTGCTGCATCCGGTCCTTCTCCCGCTGCATCTCCAGGAGACGGGCGTTGGTGATCTTGACCGCCAGGATGTTGGCGAGCAGCGCCAGATGCCGGAGGTGATCCTTGTTGTACGGCTGGGCGAACTCGATGGAGTCCACGTAGAGCACGCCGATCACCCGGGTGTTGTCGAAGAGCGGCGCCACCAGGGCCGAGCGGATCTTGCCGAGGATGACGCTGGCCTGCTGCTGGAAGCGCTGGTCCGCCTGCGCGTCGTGCACGAGCAGCGAGGCGCGCTCCTGGATCACCGTCTGCACCATGGTCTGGCTGAGGGCGAGCTGCAGGTTGGGGTCGTCCCCCTTGCTGCGAGCGGCGCGCAGCACCGGCTGGTTGTTGTTGTCGAGGAGGAGCAGGCAGGCGCGTTGGAAGGGCACGACGCGCTCCACCGTGTCGATGCAGACGCGAAAGATCTCCTCTTCCGGCTGGTGCCGCACCAAGAACTCGCCCATGTCCATGAGCACCTGGGAGAGATCGACGCCCTCGCTCTTCTCCAGCGACGGCCGCAGTTCCATCCAGTTGAGCTTGAAGGTGGAATCGAGCTGCACGTCTTCCCGGAACGCCGGCTGCACCGGCTGGTCGTCCACCTGCAGGCTCAGGGCGACGTTGCCGAAGGCGATCTGGTCGTTGGGTTGGAGGCGCTGCGCGGCGCGGACCCGGACGCCGTTCACCGTCGTACCGTTGCGGCTGCCAGAATCCTCCAGGACGAGGGCCTCGCCTTCGAGGCGGAGGAGCGCGTGCATTCGCGACACCGAACGGTCGGGAAGCGAGATCTCCAGATCCGAGCTACGCCCGATCCGCGTTTCTCCGGTGCCGATGGGGAATGAACGCAAGGTGCCGGCGATGAGACCGGTGAGTTTGAACTCCATGGGCGCCTACGGTAGCCCGGAGGCGGGGACGGGTCAAGACGGGGAGCCGTGCGCGCTGCGATCGCCGGCGGCGGCGCGATCGACGACGAAGGTGACTGCTGCGTCGCGGAGCGCGTGCGCCGGGACGCGGAGCGGGTCGGGGGCGGCATGCAGGACCTGTCGCAACGCCCAGGCCTTGCTCGCCCCATGCACGACGAAGAGCAGAGAGTCCGCGGCAGCGAGGGCGGGAATGGTGAGCGTGAGCCGCGAGGCGATGACAGGGGCCGGAGTGGCGACGACGAAGCGCGCGCGCTCTGCCGCCGCGGCGCTGCCCGGGAAGAGCGATGCCGTGTGGGCATCCTCGCCGAGTCCGAGGAGGACGAGATCGAGCCGCGGCGGCCGGCCGAGAAGCGAGCAGAGCAAATCTTCGTATTGCCGCGCCGCGTTGTCGAGGTCCGGGCTCCCGGCCGGCATGGGATGCACTTGCGAGGGCGGGATCGGCACCTGGTCGAGGAGCGCTTCGCGGGCCAGGCGCTGGTTGCTGTCGGGCGAATCGGGAGGAACGGCGCGCTCGTCGCCCCAAAAGACGAGGACGCGCTGCCAGTCCACGCCCGGCCAGGCGGCGAGGCGGCGGTAGACACCGCGCGGCGTGCTGCCGCCGGCGAGGGCGAGGGCGCAACGGCCGTGCTGTGCTTGTGCCTTGCCGATGGCAGCCACAAGACGCCGCGTTGCCTCATCCTCCACACTCTCGACGTCGGGGAGAACGATGCAGCGCATCATCGCGTGGACCTAGGGGATCACAGTTCAAGGCGGGCGGAGTCGAAACCCCACCCGCCTTTGTCTCCTGTGCGGCGCCCCGGAGCGTTGGGTTGAGCGCGCCAGGAGAAGAAACGGACTCACGAGTCCTCGCTCTGCCCAGGCAGCGGGAAACTCGGGGTCGAGACGAACCGTGGTGCGTGCAGTCTAGGCGCCTTCGCCCAGATGTCAACGGCCTGGCTCAGATCTCGGTGAGGCCGAGCCGTTCCCGGGCGAGGGCCGCCAGGTCGAGGGGGCTCCGGCGCGCGTCCCCTACCGGGCTCGCGAGCCAGCGGATGCCCCGACGCTCCAGGGAGGCGACGCGGTGCAGGTGCCCGCTCACCACCACGCGCACGTTGCGGGCCTTCTCGAGGCAGGTCCCGAGTTGGGAGCTCCCCAAGTAGGCATCGAAGAAAGGGATCTCGCCGAAGGCGCCTCGCTGTACCAAATCGAGACAGGGCAGCACGTGGACGGCGGCGAGGACGGCCGGTGCCGAGCGGACGGCAGCGAGCTGCCCCTGCAGCCGCTCGAGCATTTCGGCGCAGATCTCTTCGTCCCCAGCCCAGGCGTCGCCGCCGGCTGCGGCCGGGTGTGCACCTGCAATGTGGCGGGTGTCCCGCCGCGGCCAGAACACGTGGCCCCGGTCGTAGGCGCGGGTGCCGCGCCAGACGCCGGTCCGGTACACCGGGAGGTCGGCGACGGCGTCGAAGCTGGGATCGCGGAGGCTGAAGTCGTACCAGCCCGGGACGCCGACGATGGCGACGTCGCCCCAGTGCACTGGTTCCAACCCCAAGTAGTCGAAGCCAGCGGCGGCGGCGACGCGGGGGAGGATGGTCTCGAACTTTTCCCGGCTGTGCGCCGTTTCCGCCCTTTGTGGATCGCCTTCGACGAAGAGGTCGTGGTTCCCGGCGAGGTAGAGCCGCAAGGCCGGGATGGCGGCGAGGCGCTCCAGGCTCGCGGCGACGTCGCTGCTTTTCTCCGCCAGGTCGCCGGCGACGAGGAAGACGTCGGGTTTCGCGGCGCGGGCTACTTCGACGAGCGCTCCCAGCAAGTCGTGGTTGCGCGCGGAAAGATCGGTGTGCAGGTCCGAGATATAGGCGAGACGCATCGGCTCACCGCGTGGTTTCGAGGGCGCGGCGCAAAGCGGTGCGGGCGGCCGCTGCCTGCGAGGTCGCTGCCTCCAAGCTGCGCTCGGCGGCAGCGCGGGTTGCGGTCACGAAGTCGGCGTCGTCGGGGTGCTCCAGCGCCGCCAGGTTGATGGCCACGTTGTCGTAGGCGGCCTCGGCGGCGGCAGCGGCGCAGAGCGCGGCGACGCCCGCGTCGGAAACCGAAGCGGGCAAACCGCTCCGCACTGCCGCCACCGCGAGAGCGGCGATGCGTGCCGATTTCTCCAGGACCTGCAGCGGCACCAGGGCGGCACCGCGGGTCGCCTGCCGGCGCGCCGCGTCGCGGGCCGCGATTTCCGCCCCCGTGCTCCGTGGCAGTCGCAAGCTCGCGAGCACGGCGGCGAAGGCGGCGGCGTCCTCATCCACCGCGGCGAGGCAGGCCGCTTTGAGCTCCTGGGCCTCGACGGCCAGCGCTTCGAGCGCCGCACCTGCGGGTTCGGGCGGGCGCGAGGCGTGGGTCAGGTTCGCCACCATCGCTGCCAGTGCGGCACCGAGCGCGCCGCAGAGAGCGGCGACGCTGCCCCCGCCTGGGACGGCACTGTCGCTCGAGAGCTCGTCGACGAAAGTTTCGAGGCTGCTCCGCTGCAGGCGCGCCGCTGCGGCATCGCGCACCCGGTACTCCACCACCTTGGCGGCGGGGTCGAACGGCCCGAGCTCGTCCAGGCCGAGAGAGCGGACAGCGATGTGCACGAGCTCGCGTTCGGGGACACCCGTCGAGCGGCCCTGCTTGCGAAGGTAGTGTTTCCCTGCCGCGAGCAGCGCCGCACGTGGCACCAGTCCGACGATCTCGCTCCCCGTCACCCGCAGGCCGCGACGCGCCGCTTCCTCGCCGGCGGCATCGAAGACCGCATGCAGCGGCGTCACCTGGAGGTGGGTCAGATTGATGGAGATCTGCGCGCGGCCGTATTCCTCGATGTACCAGCCCACCGCCTTGACGTGAGGGAAGCGGCCCGGCTTCTTCACCGGCTCGCCCTGCGCATCGCGGAGCGGCTTGCCGTCCGGACCGCGCTGATTGCGGCCGGCTTCGCGCAGATCGAGGGCGATGTCGTGGGCGAGCTTCTTGTCCCGCGTGTTCAGGTTGATGTTGTAGGCGACGAGGAACTCTCGCGCGCCGATCACCGTGGCCCCGGCGCGGGCGTCGAAGCGGGCGGGGCCGCAATCGGGCTGCCATTCCGGGTCGCGCAACTTGGCTTCGAGACCCTCGTACTCGCCGGCGCGGATGTGGGCGAGATTGCGGCGCTCCGGGCGCGTCGCCGCCTCCTCGTACAAGTACACCGGGATGCCGAGCTCGCGCCCGACGCGCTCCCCCAGACGGCGCGCCAGCTGCACGCAGTCTTCCATGCTCGTGCCCTCGAGGGGCACGAAGGGACAGACATCGGTAGCGCCGAGGCGGGCGTGCTCGCCGTGATGACGGCGCATGTCGATGCGCTCCGCGGCGGTGCGGATGGCGCGGAAGGCTGCTTCCGCCACCGGCTCCGGCGGGCCCACGAAGGTGAAAACGGTGCGGTTCGTCGCTTGCCCCGGATCGACGTCGAGCAGCCCCACGCCCTCCACCGAGGTCACCGCGGTGGCAATGGCGTCGAGGACGGCTCGATCGCGACCTTCGCTGAAATTGGGTACGCACTCGACGAGCTGCATCGCCATCTCCCCGACAGTGCCGCACCTCGCTGCGGCACGAGTTCTGGCGCTTCCCTCGGACAGCGCTTCTCACTCATCGTAGTGGAGGTGTCGCCGTTCCTCAAGCCGACATGCTGACTGGAACCATGAGAGCCATGTCCTGACGCACGGGCGGACGGCGCTGGCTGCTTACGCCGGTGTCCTCGGCGCGGGTGGCGTGTCGCCGGGAGCGAGGTGGGGGAGCACGAACTGCAACACGGTCTCCTCGAGCTCGTCGAGCCTTTCCAGCAAGAGATGGCCCGCGCCCGGGAGGATGGTCATGCGGGCATGCTGGCCGAGCTGCTGCTGCAATGCCGCGAGTGCCGGCACCGGACAATAGGGATCTGCGTCACCGGCGACCAAGAGCACCGGTGTTGCGGTCCCGGTGAGGAAGCCGAAATCAGAATGGAGCAGCGCCGGGGCTACGCCTAAAAGCGCGGTGCCATCGAGGGCTCCGCCCTGCTCCGCTCCCAGCTGGAGCGC
This window encodes:
- a CDS encoding C25 family cysteine peptidase: PCESNPNYTGKHVGSNEFQFYINPTGTALTDSIGEGALFFALQSHANRSQVTDEGVIRTRAFDVEAPFMPDFRNQGKPFVFFGFGCHLNEFGIPSEEASAEGDALGEVYLTVPSKGAVASYASTGYEFLGPNNRFHEILWSAIFNKDYARGPEGGAVDSDTLQSRWLLSALLQVGETSDGDPGIIDRQCLLGDPLLRLDAGVPRFKVVRLVNGILTEDGRIGALVPSDSVRVTVEVRDEQGIDSLWVEKRFRDGRRVPIPASIVAIAGVDTAAQIRAKRGYAVAFAVLFDTCDFDLAIGARDLSGRVSELYGRGQFEQQLMANGLPVENGSVVDARTAFRYVVANCVPDSTLDLAVFLDGQPVQGVSTTPDEHFFTWFADFGWSVAPGTHLLSFRLDGREIAALSLVVPGAFALRDVLAFPNPFADRTHFFFNLDSEISGGHVRITDLNGRTVRIFDLRGGALQDLRPEPVPGGGLGTTMALNYVEWDGTDSAGEQVANGVYFYDILITDVSGQEIRKRDKVVVMR
- the murQ gene encoding N-acetylmuramic acid 6-phosphate etherase yields the protein MGEGAGRSRVSEAETRRILDELQQLVTEQRNERTRDIDLVDLETCLRLINDEDQRVPEVVRGQIPAIARAVTLVERSLRSGGRLVYLGAGTSGRLGVLDASECPPTFGSEPGQVVGIIAGGTEALQRAQEGAEDREDDARRDLEALGLERRDTLVALTASRRTPYVVAGLRYARTVGAATVFITCNTPPPDMEADVVIAAVVGPEVLAGSTRLKSGTAQKLVLNMLSTATMIRLGKVYENLMVDLRPTSRKLEERSKGILMQLLGLAYTDAAALLESARGSVKLALFMGLAGGSAAEAEKRLAAAGGVLRRALGKEPG
- a CDS encoding ChaN family lipoprotein yields the protein MKTRPLTVAAFVTLLGAAPLGAAPHGADEPLVDLESLNRHIGMEYQSAVTYEELVEEALARPLVLLGVVHDQECPARQLQRLILELQQRSASPVVLGVEFVDRDDDDILQAFLAGSMDENTFLARVYPTSLLLSPQVGRSHLEILRFARLHHIAVLPLESRPSGARSRTLRNAEIRFHLAEQLGRHPEERLVVMYGVDHVLGEDDIAAGLGTDPLVVTSYADSVQEHFRRRHGRYPRPGEVLRLRPGVFLDPCEEPHSRHLLGLGSGEAREWLLTVLESVYFGQRDSLEVLVAALGDPDVRWRRAAHHALRFASSADLGYDPEAEPGSRREAQARWRAWWDAKRAAGPTAP
- a CDS encoding anhydro-N-acetylmuramic acid kinase, whose translation is MLEHLLALARKPERRVVGLMSGTSMDGIDAALVRIQGGGPSIRVKLERFACFPYEGTLRERLLQTASGAASNALDHAELDFAVAGAFAQAALALVDVAGLATRDVDLIGSHGQTLAHRAPGPGTFEPRASTWQAGSGSVIAALTGVPVIADFRCADIALGGTGAPLVPYADWLLRRSAKESRLILNLGGIANVTYLRAGCAREDVLGFDVGPANMVLDSFARALLGRDMDADGAEAARGSADSEWVEALLGDEFFARPAPKAAGREEFGGAYVERLLREGKARALGRAALLASALELTAQAVARARAQPPLASEPVDAVYVTGGGRRNGALMRRLATLLSPSRVQGLEVLGIDTDAKEAVDFAVLANESLLGHACNLTQVTGAQRPCILGTLALAGVPVSHSTPPEAGRLS